One genomic region from Phragmites australis chromosome 1, lpPhrAust1.1, whole genome shotgun sequence encodes:
- the LOC133885649 gene encoding uncharacterized protein LOC133885649, translating into MLDEEGWPLGLGALNVRALVLRGVDLSGSASSFSTAFTSSNCGSSLPSTEFDTESAWSLAPGGGSGSMTLASLIGLVDAMESRRRPSARASRSGKLKALLLSLCLQSHLENGSAAPSLGHFLEMERRDSGGNRQVHGL; encoded by the exons GAAGGCTGGCCTCTCGGACTGGGCGCCCTGAATGTACGAGCCCTAGTGCTCAGAGGTGTCGATCTGTCTGGCTCAGCGTCGTCCTTCAGCACGGCCTTCACCTCCTCTAACTGCGGTTCGTCCTTGCCTTCGACTGAATTCGACACAGAG TCGGCCTGGTCCTTGGCgcccggcggcggcagcggcagcatgACGCTGGCGAGTCTGATCGGCCTCGTGGACGCCATGGAGAGCCGGCGCCGCCCGAGCGCGAGGGCGAGCAGGAGCGGGAAGCTCAAGGCGCTGCTGCTCTCGCTCTGCCTCCAGAGCCACCTGGAGAATGGCAGCGCGGCGCCGTCGCTCGGCCACTTCCTCGAGATGGAGAGGAGAGACAGTGGTGGTAACAGACAAGTCCACGGGCTCTGA